Proteins encoded by one window of Labilithrix sp.:
- a CDS encoding YcaQ family DNA glycosylase — protein MVGMRVGEARRVAVAGQGFGGRRRGVAVVERLGVVQIDSVNVLARAHYLPVFARVGAYDRGVLDAAAWRTHRLFEYWGHMASLLPVGSQPLFRWRMARAREGVGTWGHVARFAREKRRYLARVLREIRDRGPLAASELSSAEASKGGWWVWSEAKHAVEALFWQGRLCVATRRAGFERVYDLPERVLPAEVHAAPTPREADAHRELVRIAARALGVATEDDLADWFRLSRKETRPRVAELVEEGELEPVAVEGWDRPAWRHRDARARRFEGCALLAPFDPLVWHRPRALRLFDFHYRIGIYTPAAARTHGYYVLPVLLGDELVARVDLKADRAARVLRVQSAWLEEGRRAGAVAEPVRAELRRMADWLGLEDVVVARRGTLAAALR, from the coding sequence ATGGTGGGGATGAGGGTTGGTGAGGCGCGGCGGGTTGCGGTGGCAGGGCAGGGGTTTGGGGGGCGGCGGAGGGGGGTTGCGGTCGTGGAGCGGTTGGGGGTCGTTCAGATCGATTCGGTGAACGTGCTCGCGCGGGCGCATTACCTGCCGGTTTTTGCACGGGTCGGTGCGTATGACCGCGGGGTGCTCGACGCGGCGGCGTGGCGGACGCATCGGCTGTTCGAGTACTGGGGCCACATGGCGTCGCTGCTGCCGGTCGGGTCGCAGCCGCTCTTTCGCTGGCGGATGGCGCGGGCGCGTGAAGGGGTCGGCACGTGGGGACACGTCGCGCGGTTCGCGCGAGAGAAGCGCCGCTACCTCGCGCGGGTGCTGCGCGAGATCCGGGACCGCGGGCCGCTCGCGGCGTCGGAGCTGTCGTCGGCGGAGGCGTCGAAGGGCGGCTGGTGGGTGTGGAGCGAGGCCAAGCACGCGGTCGAGGCGCTCTTCTGGCAAGGTCGGCTCTGCGTCGCGACGCGGCGCGCCGGGTTCGAGCGCGTCTACGATCTGCCGGAGCGCGTCTTGCCGGCGGAGGTGCACGCGGCGCCGACGCCGCGCGAGGCCGACGCGCACCGGGAGCTCGTGCGCATCGCGGCGCGCGCGCTCGGCGTGGCGACGGAGGACGACCTCGCGGACTGGTTTCGCCTCTCGCGGAAGGAGACGCGCCCTCGCGTCGCGGAGCTGGTGGAGGAGGGCGAGCTCGAGCCGGTGGCGGTCGAGGGCTGGGACCGGCCCGCGTGGAGGCATCGCGACGCGCGCGCCCGGCGCTTCGAGGGATGCGCGCTGCTCGCGCCGTTCGATCCGCTCGTGTGGCATCGGCCGCGCGCGCTGCGGCTCTTCGACTTCCACTACCGGATCGGGATCTACACGCCCGCGGCCGCGCGCACGCACGGGTACTACGTGCTGCCGGTGCTGCTCGGAGACGAGCTCGTCGCGCGCGTCGACTTGAAGGCGGACCGCGCCGCGCGCGTGCTGCGCGTCCAGAGCGCGTGGCTCGAGGAGGGAAGACGCGCGGGCGCGGTCGCGGAGCCGGTTCGCGCCGAGCTCCGTCGAATG
- a CDS encoding PD40 domain-containing protein, with protein sequence MLLLALVEPARAAFDPTLRWHTIETPHFRVTYFDGLEQVAQHVASTMESIYGEMVIAMGYEPQKDKTEVLVIDPTESANGSASALPFNAMRLYVTSPEDLSPLGDVDDWYLELLAHEYTHVLHTDNIRGIPTLVNAVLGKTLAPNQIQPRWILEGYGVYHESRRTSGGRLRNSMWDMWLRADMLEGNIATLDQMSNVVRRWPQGNLFYLYGSYFIDWIAQTYGEEALRRVAHDYGGQLIPWGIHRSIRRATGKTYEELYPLWIAAMKDRYGAQADAVKKKGIREGTRLTHHGQLARYPRWIPKGAWPEHQGGLLYWRDDAHQRVGLYALDLRRDGAGNVVTVNEKGSELVARTASAESVATFTPEGGVIFGSAQVDRIAFVYNELEYLAPGAKSPFGTPDGERSVLTQPRDRATDPSVSPDGRHIVFVKNNAGTRSVHIADIDVNAVITNERPLVAAAFTEQAFTPRWSPDGKHVAYSRWRPGGYRDVRYVDVASGAVREVTSDRAVDGNPSFSADGRWLFFHSDRTGINNVYAYELASGRLRQVTNVVNGAYCPEPSPDGKTLAYVGYTSKGFDVYAMRIDEDAWTEAPAYVDDHPPMPKIEHKKWPSRPYSPWRTLMPRRYGLQITEGAFGRAVIVDATATDITGRHTVSATMTSEFEQPTLQGSLGYTYGGMYLDYTGSAFRSIAPRGGYALGSYRPTVIQETMGVANTLTYYQPSSYDTRTYVVTHSLGRTGAQLPMPIERLDPYETPAFPTRGVTSTLHLAYSYSNAEGFLWSIGAERGYAYSIAFDLTDPLIGAQTSGFATNADFTMYLPMPWIRHHTLALHAGAGTSGGAFPGRGAFFIGSFVDLPVVDTIRNVLIQGGVTLRGYPSVVQAGRSYALTNAEYRFPIVNLDRGPSTLPIFLNRINGAAFIDYGSAFDDFPLARFKTGVGAEAWFDFTLGYVASFTFRAGYARGLASGGIDKMYFVAAVPY encoded by the coding sequence TTGCTCCTGCTCGCCCTCGTCGAGCCCGCGCGCGCCGCGTTCGATCCGACGCTGCGCTGGCACACGATCGAGACGCCCCACTTCCGCGTCACGTACTTCGACGGGCTCGAGCAGGTCGCGCAGCACGTCGCGAGCACGATGGAGAGCATCTACGGCGAGATGGTCATCGCCATGGGGTACGAGCCGCAGAAGGACAAGACCGAGGTCCTCGTCATCGATCCGACCGAGTCCGCGAACGGCTCCGCGTCCGCGCTGCCCTTCAACGCGATGCGCCTCTACGTGACGTCGCCGGAGGACCTCTCGCCGCTCGGCGACGTCGACGACTGGTACCTCGAGCTCCTCGCGCACGAGTACACGCACGTCCTCCACACCGACAACATCCGCGGGATCCCGACGCTCGTGAACGCGGTGCTCGGCAAGACGCTCGCGCCGAACCAGATCCAGCCGCGATGGATCCTCGAGGGCTACGGCGTCTACCACGAGAGCCGGCGCACGAGCGGCGGACGCCTCCGCAACTCGATGTGGGACATGTGGCTTCGAGCGGACATGCTCGAAGGCAACATCGCCACGCTCGACCAGATGTCGAACGTCGTCCGCCGCTGGCCGCAAGGGAACCTGTTCTACCTCTACGGCTCGTACTTCATCGACTGGATCGCGCAGACGTACGGCGAAGAGGCGCTCCGGCGCGTCGCCCACGACTACGGCGGGCAGCTCATTCCGTGGGGCATCCACCGCTCCATCCGGCGCGCGACGGGGAAGACCTACGAGGAGCTCTACCCGCTCTGGATCGCGGCGATGAAGGATCGCTACGGCGCGCAGGCCGACGCGGTGAAGAAGAAGGGGATCCGCGAAGGCACGCGCCTCACGCACCACGGTCAGCTCGCGCGCTACCCGCGCTGGATCCCGAAGGGCGCGTGGCCCGAGCACCAGGGCGGCCTCCTCTACTGGAGGGACGACGCTCACCAGCGCGTCGGCCTCTACGCGCTCGACCTCCGCCGCGACGGCGCCGGCAACGTCGTCACGGTGAACGAAAAAGGCAGCGAGCTCGTCGCGCGCACCGCGTCGGCCGAGTCGGTCGCGACCTTCACGCCCGAGGGCGGCGTCATCTTCGGATCGGCGCAGGTCGACCGCATCGCGTTCGTCTACAACGAGCTCGAGTACCTCGCCCCTGGCGCGAAGAGCCCGTTCGGCACGCCCGACGGCGAGCGATCGGTGCTCACGCAGCCGCGCGATCGCGCGACCGATCCGAGCGTCTCGCCCGACGGCCGCCACATCGTGTTCGTCAAGAACAACGCCGGCACGCGATCGGTCCACATCGCCGACATCGACGTGAACGCCGTCATCACCAACGAGCGCCCGCTCGTCGCGGCCGCGTTCACCGAGCAGGCGTTCACGCCGCGCTGGTCGCCCGACGGCAAACACGTCGCGTACAGCCGCTGGCGCCCGGGCGGCTACCGCGACGTCCGCTACGTCGACGTCGCGAGCGGCGCCGTGCGCGAGGTCACGTCGGACCGCGCGGTCGACGGCAACCCGTCGTTCTCCGCCGACGGGCGCTGGCTGTTCTTCCACTCGGACCGCACCGGCATCAACAACGTCTACGCCTACGAGCTCGCCTCCGGCCGCCTGCGCCAGGTCACCAACGTCGTGAACGGCGCCTACTGCCCGGAGCCCTCGCCCGACGGCAAGACGCTCGCGTACGTCGGGTACACGTCGAAGGGCTTCGACGTCTACGCGATGCGCATCGACGAAGACGCCTGGACCGAGGCGCCCGCGTACGTCGACGACCACCCGCCGATGCCGAAGATCGAGCACAAGAAGTGGCCCTCGCGCCCGTACAGCCCGTGGCGCACGCTGATGCCGCGACGCTACGGCCTCCAGATCACCGAGGGCGCGTTCGGCCGCGCCGTGATCGTCGACGCGACCGCGACCGACATCACCGGCCGCCACACGGTCTCCGCGACGATGACGAGCGAATTCGAGCAGCCCACCCTCCAGGGCTCGCTCGGGTACACGTACGGCGGGATGTACCTCGACTACACCGGGAGCGCGTTCCGCTCGATCGCGCCGCGCGGCGGCTACGCGCTCGGCAGCTACCGGCCCACCGTGATCCAGGAGACGATGGGCGTCGCGAACACGCTCACGTACTACCAGCCGAGCTCCTACGACACGCGCACGTACGTGGTGACCCACTCGCTCGGACGCACCGGCGCCCAGCTCCCGATGCCGATCGAGCGCCTCGATCCGTACGAGACGCCGGCGTTCCCCACCCGCGGGGTCACGAGCACGCTCCACCTCGCCTACTCGTACAGCAACGCGGAGGGCTTCCTCTGGAGCATCGGCGCCGAGCGCGGCTACGCCTACTCGATCGCGTTCGACCTCACCGATCCGCTCATCGGCGCGCAAACATCGGGTTTCGCGACGAACGCGGATTTCACGATGTACCTGCCGATGCCCTGGATCCGGCATCACACCCTCGCGCTCCACGCCGGCGCCGGCACGAGCGGCGGCGCGTTCCCCGGTCGCGGCGCCTTCTTCATCGGCAGCTTCGTCGATCTCCCCGTCGTCGACACGATCCGGAACGTCCTCATCCAGGGCGGCGTCACGCTGCGCGGATATCCGAGCGTCGTCCAGGCCGGCCGCAGCTACGCGCTCACGAACGCGGAGTACCGCTTCCCGATCGTGAACCTCGATCGCGGACCGTCCACGCTCCCGATCTTCCTCAACCGCATCAACGGCGCGGCGTTCATCGACTACGGCAGCGCGTTCGACGACTTCCCGCTCGCGCGCTTCAAGACCGGCGTCGGCGCCGAGGCGTGGTTCGATTTCACGCTCGGCTACGTCGCCTCGTTCACCTTCCGCGCCGGCTACGCGCGCGGGCTCGCGAGCGGCGGCATCGACAAGATGTACTTCGTCGCCGCCGTTCCCTACTGA
- a CDS encoding HTTM domain-containing protein has protein sequence MKIAKRLLEPIDAAWLAAFRVLYGLALAISMERFLAHGWVEELLVRPRFKFHYAGFAWVPVLPSGPMHALFWILMGLALAVAAGAAFRVTAPLFAAGLTYIQLVDVSTYLNHYYLAALLAWLLAASPANRMWSVDAWLRKRAREDVARAWLWVFRVQIGLVYVYAGLAKLQPDWLLHGQPLRIWLGARTDLPILGRIFAWGGVPLMMSWAGFLFDLTIVGWLSWRRTRPYAYAVLLTFHTLTRLLFDIGMFPIIMSIAALVFFSPSWPRRFVRRPASPPISIAPARWHRYALAFGALYCAAQLLLPLRSRLYGGDVLWHEQGMRFSWRVMVRAKGGAVTFLVKDKTTGAITHVSPRRYLAPFQENEMVGQPDLVLQLAHAIRDDHGGDVEVYADAIASLDGRRAQRFIDPNVDLARVDDTLAPAAWILPAPTDPPPHTRPVL, from the coding sequence GTGAAGATCGCGAAGCGCCTCCTCGAGCCGATCGACGCCGCCTGGTTGGCCGCGTTCCGCGTGCTCTACGGGCTGGCGCTCGCGATCTCGATGGAGCGCTTCCTCGCGCACGGGTGGGTCGAGGAGCTCCTCGTCCGCCCGCGCTTCAAGTTCCACTACGCCGGGTTCGCGTGGGTGCCGGTCCTGCCGAGCGGCCCGATGCACGCGCTCTTCTGGATCTTGATGGGGCTCGCGCTCGCCGTCGCGGCGGGCGCGGCGTTCCGCGTGACGGCGCCGCTCTTCGCCGCCGGCCTCACGTACATCCAGCTCGTCGACGTCTCGACGTACCTGAACCACTACTACCTCGCGGCGCTGCTCGCGTGGCTCCTCGCCGCGTCGCCGGCGAACCGGATGTGGTCGGTGGACGCGTGGCTGCGGAAGCGCGCGCGCGAGGACGTCGCGCGCGCGTGGCTCTGGGTGTTCCGCGTCCAGATCGGGCTCGTCTACGTCTACGCCGGGCTCGCGAAGCTGCAGCCCGACTGGCTGCTCCACGGCCAGCCGCTCCGGATCTGGCTCGGCGCGCGCACCGACCTCCCGATCCTCGGGCGCATCTTCGCGTGGGGCGGCGTGCCGCTCATGATGAGCTGGGCCGGCTTCCTCTTCGACCTCACGATCGTCGGCTGGCTCTCGTGGCGCCGCACGCGACCGTACGCGTACGCGGTGCTCCTCACGTTCCACACGCTGACGCGGCTCCTCTTCGACATCGGGATGTTCCCGATCATCATGAGCATCGCCGCGCTCGTGTTCTTCAGTCCCTCGTGGCCCCGTCGCTTCGTCCGGCGCCCTGCGTCGCCGCCGATCTCGATCGCTCCGGCGCGCTGGCATCGCTACGCGCTCGCGTTCGGCGCGCTCTACTGCGCGGCGCAGCTCCTCCTCCCGCTGCGATCTCGGCTCTACGGCGGCGACGTTTTGTGGCATGAGCAGGGCATGCGCTTCTCGTGGCGCGTCATGGTTCGAGCAAAGGGCGGCGCGGTGACGTTCCTCGTGAAAGACAAGACGACGGGCGCGATCACGCACGTCTCGCCGCGGCGCTACCTCGCGCCGTTCCAGGAGAACGAGATGGTGGGGCAGCCCGACCTCGTCCTCCAGCTCGCGCACGCGATCCGCGACGATCACGGCGGCGACGTCGAGGTCTACGCCGACGCGATCGCCTCGCTCGACGGACGCCGCGCGCAGCGCTTCATCGATCCGAACGTCGACCTCGCGCGCGTCGACGACACCCTCGCGCCGGCAGCGTGGATCTTGCCGGCGCCCACCGATCCGCCGCCTCATACGCGCCCCGTGCTGTGA
- a CDS encoding TonB-dependent receptor, whose amino-acid sequence MTFASSVARADDDEVVVAGTRVSHTAGSVQVVDKQKLERFEYDDPGAILQQVPGVYWRGEDGIGLRPNLSIRGGNPDRSKKLTLMEDGILFGPAPYSAPAAYYFPLVTRMTQVRVIKGPAAISYGPQTVGGAIDFVSRPIPIDGRLEGAVDLAAGEYGYGKLHAYGGWGDEKMGVLVEGVRLENDGFTKLPSGADTGSTRNDWMVKAGYTLDPHAKTKHRFQLKLSYGDEVSNETYLGQSDADFRSDPYRRYPASALDQMRNHRTGVVVSHVIDGPESQYKLETKVYRFDYARTWRKLNRLGNAGAAEVLQNPNDPSYAGYYGVITGRTDSSTAANTLWVGPNDRRFVSQGVQTVLSTTTRTGPIDHRLEAGVRLHYDEIKRLHSETAYLMQGGELVNANEPTLTVANNRASTYALATHLTDAMSWRGLTVTPGARVEVIASKVEERGATRGTDTGMTAVVLPGVGAYYEITRELGVLGGVHRGFSPPPPGSGNDVRPEYSVAYEAGARYTRGAARFEVIGFVNDYSNLTDVCTLASGCVAANLDRQFDAGKAVVRGLEVYGTYEPRLRRYDLRFPVTAAYTLTEGWFQNSFTSQDPIYGNVRENDDIPYIPLHQLNVTGAVEHRRAGANVAVTYVSPMREVAGRGAVESALHTDEQLWADVGAYVAPLRWLRIYANWRNIFGGEFIVGHRPYGARPNAPRWLQVGMKATF is encoded by the coding sequence ATCACGTTCGCGAGCAGCGTCGCGCGCGCGGACGACGACGAGGTCGTCGTCGCCGGCACGCGGGTCTCGCACACCGCCGGCTCGGTGCAGGTCGTCGACAAGCAGAAGCTCGAGCGCTTCGAGTACGACGATCCCGGCGCGATCCTGCAGCAGGTCCCGGGCGTGTACTGGCGCGGCGAGGACGGCATCGGCCTCCGCCCGAACCTCTCCATCCGCGGCGGCAACCCGGACCGGAGCAAGAAGCTCACGCTGATGGAGGACGGCATCCTCTTCGGCCCCGCGCCCTACTCCGCGCCGGCGGCGTATTACTTCCCGCTCGTCACGCGCATGACGCAGGTCCGCGTCATCAAGGGCCCCGCCGCGATCTCGTACGGTCCGCAGACGGTGGGCGGCGCGATCGACTTCGTCTCGCGACCGATCCCGATCGACGGGAGGCTAGAGGGCGCGGTCGACCTCGCCGCGGGCGAATACGGCTATGGCAAGCTCCACGCGTACGGCGGGTGGGGCGACGAGAAGATGGGCGTCCTCGTCGAGGGCGTGCGCCTCGAGAACGACGGCTTCACGAAGCTCCCGAGCGGCGCGGACACGGGCTCGACGCGCAACGACTGGATGGTGAAGGCGGGCTACACGCTCGACCCGCACGCGAAGACGAAGCACCGCTTCCAGCTGAAGCTCTCGTACGGCGACGAGGTCTCGAACGAGACGTACCTCGGTCAGAGCGACGCCGACTTCCGCTCCGACCCGTACCGCCGCTACCCCGCGAGCGCGCTCGATCAGATGCGGAACCACCGCACCGGCGTGGTGGTGAGCCACGTCATCGACGGGCCGGAGTCGCAGTACAAGCTCGAGACGAAGGTCTACCGCTTCGACTACGCGCGCACGTGGCGAAAGCTGAACCGCCTCGGCAACGCGGGGGCGGCGGAGGTGCTGCAGAACCCGAACGATCCGTCCTACGCCGGCTACTACGGCGTCATCACGGGCCGGACCGACTCGAGCACCGCCGCGAACACGCTGTGGGTCGGCCCGAACGATCGCCGCTTCGTGAGCCAGGGCGTCCAGACCGTCCTCTCCACGACGACGCGCACGGGGCCGATCGATCACCGCCTCGAGGCCGGCGTTCGCCTCCACTACGACGAGATCAAGCGGCTCCACAGCGAGACCGCGTACCTGATGCAGGGCGGCGAGCTCGTGAACGCGAACGAGCCCACGCTCACGGTCGCGAACAACCGCGCGAGCACCTACGCGCTCGCGACGCACCTCACCGACGCGATGTCGTGGCGCGGCCTCACCGTCACGCCCGGCGCGCGCGTGGAGGTCATCGCGTCGAAGGTCGAGGAGCGCGGCGCGACGCGCGGGACCGACACGGGCATGACCGCGGTCGTGCTGCCGGGGGTGGGGGCGTACTACGAGATCACGCGCGAGCTCGGCGTCCTCGGCGGCGTGCATCGCGGCTTCAGCCCGCCGCCGCCGGGGAGCGGCAACGACGTGAGGCCGGAGTACAGCGTGGCGTACGAGGCGGGCGCGCGGTACACGCGCGGCGCGGCGCGCTTCGAGGTCATCGGGTTCGTGAACGACTACTCGAACCTCACCGACGTGTGCACGCTCGCGAGCGGCTGCGTCGCGGCCAACCTCGATCGCCAGTTCGACGCGGGCAAGGCGGTCGTCCGCGGCCTCGAGGTCTACGGCACGTACGAGCCGCGCCTCCGGCGCTACGATCTCCGCTTCCCTGTCACCGCCGCGTACACGCTGACGGAGGGCTGGTTCCAGAACTCGTTCACGTCGCAAGACCCGATCTACGGCAACGTCCGCGAGAACGACGACATCCCGTACATCCCGCTCCACCAGCTCAACGTGACGGGGGCGGTCGAGCACCGCCGCGCCGGCGCGAACGTCGCGGTGACGTACGTGTCGCCGATGCGCGAGGTCGCGGGCCGCGGAGCGGTCGAGAGCGCGCTCCACACCGACGAGCAGCTCTGGGCCGACGTCGGCGCCTACGTCGCGCCCCTCCGCTGGCTCCGCATCTACGCGAACTGGCGCAACATCTTCGGCGGCGAGTTCATCGTCGGCCACCGCCCCTACGGCGCCCGCCCCAACGCCCCCCGCTGGCTCCAGGTCGGCATGAAGGCGACGTTCTGA
- the aqpZ gene encoding aquaporin Z, with the protein MSIMKRAGAEVFGTFWLVFGGCGSAVLAAAFPNVGIGLLGVSLAFGLTVLTMAYAIGHVSGCHLNPAVTLGLVVGKRFPAREAFPYVVAQVIGGVLGAGALYAIASGKAGFDVHQGFASNGFGDHSPGGYALGACFLAEVVLTFFFLFVILGATDARAPKGFAPIAIGLCLTLIHLIGIPVTNLSVNPARSTGPAVFCGGFAIEQLWLFWVAPLVGAALAGIVYPALSNDGAARSPE; encoded by the coding sequence ATGTCGATCATGAAGCGCGCAGGTGCAGAGGTCTTCGGGACGTTCTGGTTGGTGTTTGGTGGCTGCGGCAGCGCGGTCCTCGCGGCGGCGTTCCCGAACGTCGGCATCGGGTTGCTCGGCGTGTCGCTCGCGTTCGGGCTCACGGTGCTCACGATGGCCTACGCGATCGGGCACGTCTCCGGCTGTCACTTGAACCCGGCGGTGACCCTCGGGCTCGTCGTCGGGAAGCGCTTCCCGGCGCGCGAGGCGTTCCCGTACGTCGTCGCGCAGGTCATCGGCGGCGTCCTCGGCGCCGGCGCTCTCTACGCGATCGCGAGCGGCAAGGCGGGGTTCGACGTCCATCAGGGCTTCGCGTCGAACGGGTTCGGCGATCACTCTCCTGGCGGCTACGCGCTCGGCGCGTGCTTCCTGGCCGAGGTCGTCCTCACGTTCTTCTTCCTCTTCGTGATCCTCGGGGCCACGGACGCGCGCGCGCCGAAGGGCTTCGCGCCGATCGCGATCGGCCTGTGCCTCACGCTCATCCACCTCATCGGCATCCCGGTCACGAACCTCTCCGTCAACCCGGCGCGCAGCACCGGACCCGCCGTCTTCTGCGGCGGCTTCGCGATCGAGCAGCTCTGGCTGTTCTGGGTGGCGCCGCTCGTCGGCGCGGCCCTCGCAGGCATCGTCTACCCCGCGCTCAGCAACGACGGCGCGGCACGTTCGCCCGAATAG
- a CDS encoding serine/threonine protein kinase, whose translation MLTESGFFKEDAAKAPVRSSSVPPDLVAGRRIAGDKYELLRKIGVGAMGEVWAARHLSLEEEVAIKLVLRDIQHEDGSTADSRFLLEARVARMLSRKTRHIVSVTDHGDDGDMAYLVMELLSGEPLDTRLARSGLLPLAKVVPVVQQVARALAVAHAEGIVHRDLKPGNVFLTLDEEGNPLIKILDFGIAKLKDDARSAGAAPSLPRGVTAREAKHATLRGFLLGTPAYMSPEQARGKLLDHRADVWALGVITYHLLTAQFPFDGANAEELFKRLTRVQPFAITEHRKDLPPAIAELFDKAFAKNIGDRFQTAESFATALDRAAGNRPAVTFSLPPPSQSAPSAPPPSAPAPPKEESAIVAAGVPRGSNRQAIIAAVVLLALGGAFTVAYGRFGRDDVAPAGLAAGSKLEAPAVTLDRGSDLIPPPEPVAAPPSEPSEPPVEPPPLEPPVVGAPSVVAEPPPIETAEPPQPSPTPPPAKSVDRSQVF comes from the coding sequence ATGCTCACCGAGAGCGGCTTCTTCAAAGAGGACGCAGCGAAGGCGCCGGTACGCTCCTCCTCGGTGCCTCCCGACCTCGTGGCGGGCCGCCGCATCGCGGGAGACAAATACGAGCTGCTCCGCAAGATCGGCGTCGGCGCGATGGGCGAGGTCTGGGCCGCGCGCCATCTGTCGCTCGAAGAGGAGGTCGCGATCAAGCTCGTCCTCCGCGACATCCAGCACGAGGACGGCTCCACCGCGGACTCGCGCTTCCTCCTCGAGGCGCGCGTCGCGCGCATGCTCTCGCGCAAGACGCGGCACATCGTGTCGGTCACCGATCACGGCGACGACGGCGACATGGCGTACCTCGTCATGGAGCTCCTCAGCGGCGAGCCGCTCGACACGCGCCTCGCGCGCTCGGGCTTGCTCCCGCTCGCGAAGGTCGTCCCCGTCGTGCAGCAGGTCGCGCGCGCGCTCGCGGTCGCGCACGCGGAGGGGATCGTCCATCGCGACCTCAAGCCCGGCAACGTGTTCCTCACGCTCGACGAGGAGGGCAACCCGCTCATCAAGATCCTCGACTTCGGGATCGCGAAGCTGAAGGACGACGCGCGAAGCGCCGGCGCCGCGCCGAGTCTCCCTCGCGGCGTCACCGCGCGCGAGGCGAAGCACGCGACGCTGCGCGGCTTCCTCCTCGGGACGCCCGCGTACATGAGCCCGGAGCAGGCGCGCGGCAAACTGCTCGATCACCGCGCCGACGTCTGGGCGCTCGGCGTCATCACGTATCACCTGCTCACCGCGCAGTTCCCGTTCGACGGCGCGAACGCGGAGGAGCTCTTCAAGCGCCTCACGCGCGTGCAACCATTCGCGATCACCGAGCATCGCAAGGACCTCCCGCCCGCGATCGCGGAGCTCTTCGACAAGGCCTTCGCGAAGAACATCGGCGATCGGTTCCAGACCGCGGAGTCCTTCGCGACCGCGCTCGATCGCGCCGCCGGCAACCGCCCCGCGGTCACGTTCTCGCTCCCACCGCCCTCGCAGTCGGCGCCTTCCGCTCCGCCGCCTTCCGCTCCTGCTCCACCGAAGGAAGAGAGCGCGATCGTCGCCGCGGGCGTTCCGCGTGGGAGCAACCGCCAAGCGATCATCGCCGCCGTCGTCCTCCTCGCGCTCGGCGGCGCGTTCACCGTCGCTTATGGTCGCTTCGGCCGCGACGACGTCGCCCCCGCCGGCCTCGCCGCCGGCAGCAAGCTCGAGGCCCCCGCCGTCACGCTCGATCGCGGCTCCGACCTCATCCCGCCGCCGGAGCCGGTCGCCGCCCCGCCATCGGAGCCGTCGGAGCCGCCGGTCGAGCCCCCGCCGCTGGAGCCGCCGGTCGTCGGCGCGCCGTCCGTCGTCGCCGAGCCGCCGCCGATCGAGACCGCCGAGCCGCCGCAACCGTCGCCGACGCCTCCGCCCGCGAAGTCGGTCGATCGCTCGCAGGTCTTCTGA